A region from the Falco rusticolus isolate bFalRus1 chromosome 4, bFalRus1.pri, whole genome shotgun sequence genome encodes:
- the FLII gene encoding protein flightless-1 homolog has protein sequence MAATGVLPFVRGVDLSGNDFKGGYFPEHVKAMTSLRWLKLNHTGLCYLPEELAALQKLEHLSVSHNSLTTLHGELSGLPCLRAIVARANSLKNSGVPDDIFQLDDLSVLDLSYNQLTECPRELENAKNMLVLNLGHNSIETIPNQLFINLTDLLYLDLSDNKLESLPPQMRRLVHLQTLILNNNPLLHAQLRQLPAMTALQTLHLRNTQRTQSNLPTSLEGLVNLADVDLSCNDLIRIPECLYTLGSLRRLNLSSNQITELSLCIDQWTQLETLNLSRNQLTSLPSAICKLTKLKKMYLNSNKLDFDGIPSGIGKLANLEEFMAANNNLELIPESLCRCSKLRKLVLNKNRLVTLPEAIHFLTDMEILDVRENPNLVMPPKPVDRTSEWYNIDFSLQNQLRLAGASPATVAAAAAGSGTKDPLARKMRLRRRKDSAQDDQAKQVLKGMSDVAQEKNKKIEESGEAKAPDLKTRRWDQGLEKPQLDYSEFFSEDVGQLPGLCVWQIENFVPTLVDEAFHGKFYEADCYIVLKTFLDENGSLNWEIYYWIGQEATLDKKACSAIHAVNLRNYLGAECRSIREEMGDESDEFLQVFDNDISYIEGGTASGFFTVEDTQYITRLYRVYGKKNVKLEPVALKGTSLDPRFVFLLDHGLNLFVWRGSQATLSSTTKARLFAEKINKNERKGKAEITLLTQGQETPDFWEALGGQPEEIRPCVPDDFQPHKPKLYKVGLGLGYLELPQINYRLSVEHKKRLKADLMPEMRLLQSLLDTKSVYILDCWSDVFIWIGRKSPRLVRAAALKLSQELCGMLHRPKHAMVTRNLEGTECQVFKSKFKNWDDVLRVDYTRNAETVLQEGGLAGKVRKDAEKKDQMKADLTALFLPRQPPMALSEAEQLMEEWNEDLDGMEGFVLEGKKFARLPEEEFGHFHTHDCYVFLCRYWVPVEYEEEEEKKKKGEGKAGEECEEEEEEKQPEEDFQCIVYFWQGREASNMGWLTFTFSLQKKFESLFPGKLEVVRMTQQQENPKFLSHFKRRFVIHRGKRKERTSPPQPSLYHIRTNGGALCTRCIQINTDAGLLNSEFCFILKVPFESTDNQGIVYTWVGRAADPDEAKLAEDIMNHMFDDSYSKQVINEGEEPENFFWVGIGSQKPYDEDAEYMKHSRLFRCSNEKGYFSVSEKCSDFCQDDLADDDIMLLDNGREVYMWVGTQTSQVEIKLSLKACQVYIQHMRSKDPTRPRKLRLVRKGNEPWPFTRCFHAWSVFRKPPA, from the exons ATGGCGGCCACCGGCGTCTTGCCCTTCGTCCGCGGCGTCGACCTCAGCGGCAACGACTTCAag gGCGGCTACTTCCCAGAGCACGTGAAGGCGATGACCAGCCTGCGCTGGCTGAAGCTGAACCACACGGGGCTCTGCTACCTGCCCGAGGAGCTCGCTGCCCTCCAGAAGCTG GAACACCTCTCCGTGAGTCACAACAGCCTCACCACACTCCATGGGGAACTCTCCGGCCTGCCCTGCCTCCGG GCGATCGTGGCTCGTGCAAACAGCCTGAAGAACTCGGGAGTCCCCGATGATATCTTCCAGCTGGATGACCTCTCAGTGCTG GACCTGAGCTACAACCAGCTCACAGAATGTCCCCGGGAACTGGAGAATGCCAAGAACATGCTGGTCCTCAACCTTGGCCACAACAG CATTGAGACCATCCCCAACCAGCTCTTCATCAACCTGACAGACCTGCTCTACCTCGACCTGAGCGACAACAAGCTGGAGAGCCTCCCACCGCAGATGAGACGCCTGGTCCACCTCCAGACTCTCATCCTCAACAACAACCCTCTCCTGCACGCGCAGCTCCG GCAGCTCCCAGCGATGACGGCCCTGCAGACCCTCCACCTCAGGAACACCCAGCGAACACAGAGCAATCTGCCCACCAGCCTTGAGGGTCTGGTGAACCTGGCAG ACGTGGACCTGTCCTGCAATGACCTCATCCGCATCCCTGAGTGCCTCTAcaccctgggcagcctgcgGCGCCTCAACCTCAGCAGTAACCAGATCACGGAGCTGTCCCTCTGCATCGACCAGTGGACCCAGCTGGAGACCCTCAACCTGTCCCGCAACCAGCTCACCTCCTTGCCT TCAGCCATCTGTAAGCTGACCAAGCTGAAGAAGATGTACCTGAACTCCAACAAGCTCGACTTTGACGGGATCCCCTCAGGCATTGGCAAGCTCGCTAACCTGGAGGAGTTCATGGCGGCCAACAACAACCTGGAGCTCATCCCCGAGAGCCTGTGCAG GTGCTCCAAGCTGAGGAAGCTGGTGCTGAACAAGAACCGCCTGGTGACGCTGCCAGAAGCCATCCACTTCCTGACAGACATGGAG ATCCTGGATGTGCGGGAGAACCCCAACCTGGTGATGCCCCCGAAACCGGTGGATCGGACGTCGGAGTGGTACAACATCGACTTCTCCCTGCAGAACCAGCTCCGCCTGGCCGGAGCCTCCCCGGCCACTGTTgcggctgctgcagcag ggagCGGCACCAAGGACCCGCTGGCCCGCAAGATGCGGCTCCGGCGGCGCAAGGACTCTGCCCAGGACGACCAGGCCAAGCAGGTGCTGAAAGGGATGTCAGACGTGGCCCAGGAGAAGAACAAGAAGATAGAG gaGAGCGGGGAGGCGAAGGCACCAGACCTGAAGACGCGCCGCTGGGACCAGGGCCTGGAGAAGCCACAGCTGGACTACTCTGAGTTCTTCAGCGAGGATGtggggcagctgcctggcctCTGCGTCTGGCAGATCGAGAACTTTGTGCCCACGCTGGTGGACGAGGCTTTCCACGGCAAGTTCTACGAGGCCGACTGCTACATCGTGCTCAAG ACCTTCCTGGATGAGAACGGTTCCCTCAACTGGGAGATCTACTACTGGATCGGACAGGAGGCCACTCTGGACAAGAAGGCCTGCTCCGCCATCCATGCCGTCAACCTCCGCAACTACCTGGGGGCTGAGTGCCGCAGCATCCGCGAAGAGATGGGGGATGAGAGCGATGAGTTCCTCCAG GTCTTTGACAATGACATCTCCTACATCGAGGGTGGCACAGCCAGCGGCTTCTTCACTGTTGAGGACACGCAGTACATCACCAG GCTGTATCGTGTCTACGGGAAGAAGAATGTCAAGCTGGAGCCGGTGGCACTGAAAGGGACATCGCTGGATCCCCG GTTCGTCTTCCTCCTGGACCATGGCCTCAACCTCTTCGTGTGGCGCGGGAGCCAGGCCACGCTGAGCAGCACCACCAAGGCCAG GCTGTTTGCTGAGAAGATCAACAAGAATGAGCGGAAGGGCAAGGCAGAGATCACGCTGCTCACCCAGGGCCAGGAGACCCCCGACTTCTGGGAGGCGCTGGGGGGGCAGCCCGAGGAGATCCGGCCCTGCGTCCCCGATGACTTCCAGCCCCACAAGCCCAAGCTCTACAAG GTCGGCCTGGGCCTGGGCTACCTGGAGCTGCCCCAGATCAACTACAGGCTCTCGGTGGAGCACAAGAAGAGGCTGAAGGCTGATCTGATGCCGGAGATGCGCCTG ctgcagagcctgctggaCACCAAGAGCGTGTACATCCTGGACTGCTGGTCTGACGTCTTCATCTGGATTGGGAGGAAGTCGCCGCGGCTGGTGCGGGCGGCAGCGCTGAAGCTGAGCCAGGAGCTGTGCGGCATGCTGCACCGGCCCAAGCACGCCATGGTCACCCGGAACCTGGAGGGCACAGAGTGCCAG GTGTTCAAGTCCAAGTTCAAGAACTGGGACGACGTCCTGCGCGTGGATTACACCCGCAATGCTGAGACGGTGCTGCAGGAGGGCGGCCTCGCCGGGAAGGTCCGCAAGGATGCTGAGAAGAAGGACCAGATGAAGGCCGACCTCACGGCGCTCTTCctgccccgccagccccccATGGCCCTGAGCGAG gcagagcagctgatgGAGGAGTGGAACGAGGACCTGGACGGCATGGAGGGCTTCGTGCTGGAGGGCAAGAAATTCGCTCGCCTGCCCGAGGAGGAATTTGGCCACTTCCACACCCATGACTGCTACGTCTTCCTCTGCAG GTACTGGGTGCCAGTGGAGtatgaggaagaggaggagaagaagaagaagggtGAAGGCAAAGCAGGGGAGGAatgtgaggaagaggaggaggagaagcagcctgAGGAAGATTTCCAGTGCATAGTCTACTTCTGGCAAGGCCGGGAGGCCTCCAACATGGGCTGGCTCACCTTCACCTTCAGCCTCCAGAAGAAGTTTGAGAGTCTCTTCCCTGGCAAGCTGGAG GTCGTGCGCATgacccagcagcaggagaaccCCAAGTTCCTCTCGCACTTCAAGAGGAGGTTTGTCATCCACCGTGGCAAGCGGAAGGAGAGGACCAGCCCACCTCAGCCCAGCCTCTACCACATCCGCACCAACGGGGGGGCCCTCTGCACCAG GTGCATCCAGATCAACACAGATGCTGGTCTGCTCAACTCGGAGTTTTGCTTCATCCTCAAG GTGCCCTTTGAGAGCACGGACAACCAGGGCATCGTCTACACCTGGGTGGGCCGGGCAGCCGACCCCGATGAGGCCAAGCTGGCTGAGGACATCATGAACCACATGTTTGATGACTCCTACAGCAAGCAG GTGATCAATGAGGGAGAAGAGCCTGAAAACTTCTTCTGGGTGGGCATTGGGAGCCAGAAGCCCTACGATGAAGACGCCGAGTATATGAAGCACTCCCGGCTCTTCAG GTGCTCCAATGAGAAGGGTTATTTCTCCGTGTCAGAGAAGTGCTCTGATTTCTGCCAGGACGATCTAGCTGATGACGACATCATGCTGCTCGACAACGGGCGGGAG GTCTACATGTGGGTGGGCACGCAGACCAGCCAGGTGGAGATCAAGCTGAGCCTCAAGGCGTGCCAG GT